In Desulfovibrio sp. 86, the following proteins share a genomic window:
- a CDS encoding aminotransferase class I/II-fold pyridoxal phosphate-dependent enzyme → MKNDHSCQAGQEAASPAAAAESSAGGFSRMRSKLAFDRLVEMGAKMGMENPLFLCHERAAKATTLIGGKEYLNFSTYDYLDINAHPEITEAVTRAATVYGTSAGASRLVGGERPPHRELERAFADLYGVEDCIVYVSGHATNVSTLGFLLGHRDAIFHDGLAHNSLVQGARLSHAARYSYNHNDCDALEEMLKAKRAEHKRAIIVTEGLFSMDGNIPDLPRIIQLKKQYDCMLLVDEAHSLGVLGETGRGAHEYFGIDASEVDMWMSTLSKSMCGCGGFIAGKHELVEFLKYGSPGFVFSVGMPPVIAVACHKALEIMLREPERVHKLQRISQFFVQYAASIGLDTGSAQGYAVVPVMVGDPMVAGFLSNALFKRGIYVMPITFPAVKEGTDRLRFFLSAAHTEDHIRQALDAVKEEIPKAQAIVEKYKSEHAEETLGE, encoded by the coding sequence ATGAAGAACGACCATTCCTGTCAGGCTGGCCAAGAGGCGGCGTCACCTGCTGCCGCCGCAGAAAGCTCCGCAGGCGGATTCAGCCGCATGCGTTCCAAGCTCGCCTTTGACCGGCTTGTGGAGATGGGAGCCAAGATGGGGATGGAAAATCCTCTTTTTCTCTGCCACGAGCGGGCTGCCAAGGCCACCACGCTCATAGGCGGCAAGGAATACCTGAATTTTTCCACCTACGACTATCTGGACATTAACGCCCATCCGGAAATAACCGAGGCCGTCACCCGCGCTGCCACCGTTTACGGCACGTCGGCCGGAGCCAGCCGCCTTGTGGGCGGCGAGCGTCCGCCCCACCGTGAACTTGAGCGCGCCTTTGCCGACCTGTACGGTGTGGAAGACTGCATTGTCTACGTAAGCGGCCATGCCACCAACGTGTCCACCCTCGGCTTTCTACTCGGTCACCGCGACGCCATCTTTCATGACGGCCTGGCCCACAACTCTCTGGTGCAGGGCGCACGCCTTTCGCACGCCGCGCGTTACTCCTACAATCATAATGATTGCGACGCCCTTGAAGAAATGCTCAAGGCCAAGCGCGCGGAGCACAAGCGGGCCATCATCGTCACCGAGGGCCTGTTCAGTATGGACGGCAATATCCCTGACCTGCCCCGCATCATCCAGCTGAAAAAGCAGTATGACTGCATGTTGCTGGTGGATGAGGCCCATTCGCTGGGCGTGCTTGGCGAGACCGGGCGCGGCGCGCATGAATATTTCGGCATTGACGCCAGCGAAGTGGATATGTGGATGAGCACGCTCTCCAAGTCCATGTGCGGCTGCGGCGGCTTTATTGCTGGCAAGCATGAACTGGTGGAATTTTTGAAGTACGGTTCGCCGGGCTTTGTGTTCAGCGTCGGTATGCCGCCCGTTATCGCCGTGGCCTGTCACAAGGCCCTGGAGATCATGCTGCGCGAACCCGAGCGGGTGCACAAACTGCAAAGAATTTCGCAGTTCTTTGTGCAATATGCCGCCAGCATCGGTCTGGATACGGGCTCGGCTCAGGGCTATGCCGTCGTGCCTGTCATGGTGGGCGATCCCATGGTGGCGGGCTTTTTGTCCAATGCGCTTTTCAAGCGCGGCATCTATGTTATGCCCATCACCTTTCCGGCGGTCAAGGAAGGCACCGACAGGCTGCGCTTCTTCCTTTCCGCCGCTCACACGGAAGACCATATCCGTCAGGCCCTGGACGCGGTGAAGGAAGAAATTCCCAAAGCGCAGGCCATTGTAGAAAAATACAAAAGCGAACACGCCGAAGAAACCCTGGGCGAATAA
- a CDS encoding glycosyl transferase family 1 produces MSRPVLYLAVSLDVEEEGLFGGRYARRGFSTANTASLARLAPLCERGIRPTLFCAHSVLADTASRPALAHLRDRYGAEIGAHLHHWNTPPLTFDGPAADAALADNASSVPAADVPAPLMAAKLESLMAVGREFQSAPLTSFRMGRWDLHKNHWPLLAQAGIRVDASVRPLHCGATPLAGPDHFDAPGNPYWVSVGQERIFEVPLSVTPLVRPLPGLVRRAAPGLRPGFKNWGALSLLPVYHPLWAMQAVTRLFAARGGQVLSLTWHSSEMMPGGAPHLPDAAAVDRLMSKILAWTDWLTSRWEVRCLTMDQLRETLGAQAPDSTELPRGGAAGCGDWTYPPPEAP; encoded by the coding sequence ATGAGCCGCCCTGTGCTCTATCTTGCCGTCAGTCTGGACGTGGAGGAAGAGGGGCTTTTTGGCGGCCGGTATGCGCGCCGGGGCTTCTCGACGGCCAATACGGCCAGCCTGGCGCGGCTTGCTCCCCTGTGCGAGCGGGGGATACGGCCCACATTGTTCTGCGCGCACTCCGTTCTGGCCGATACGGCTTCCCGTCCTGCGCTGGCGCATCTGCGCGACAGGTATGGGGCGGAAATAGGCGCGCACTTGCATCACTGGAATACCCCCCCCCTGACTTTTGACGGTCCAGCGGCCGATGCCGCGCTGGCCGACAACGCTTCAAGCGTGCCTGCCGCTGACGTGCCCGCGCCGCTCATGGCCGCCAAGCTTGAGAGTCTTATGGCTGTGGGCAGGGAGTTTCAGTCCGCGCCGCTGACGTCGTTTCGCATGGGCCGCTGGGATCTGCACAAAAATCACTGGCCCTTGCTGGCCCAGGCCGGAATACGGGTGGACGCCTCGGTGCGCCCTCTGCACTGCGGGGCTACGCCCCTGGCCGGGCCGGATCATTTCGACGCTCCCGGCAACCCCTACTGGGTGTCTGTCGGACAGGAGCGTATTTTTGAGGTTCCGCTCAGCGTGACGCCCCTTGTGCGCCCATTGCCGGGCCTTGTGCGCCGGGCGGCTCCCGGCTTGCGCCCGGGATTCAAGAACTGGGGCGCGCTGAGTCTGCTGCCCGTGTACCATCCCCTGTGGGCCATGCAGGCGGTTACCAGGCTTTTTGCCGCCAGGGGCGGGCAGGTATTGTCGCTTACCTGGCATTCGTCGGAAATGATGCCGGGCGGCGCGCCCCATCTGCCCGACGCTGCGGCTGTGGACAGGCTCATGAGCAAGATACTGGCCTGGACGGACTGGCTCACATCCCGTTGGGAGGTGCGCTGCCTGACCATGGACCAGTTGCGGGAAACGCTGGGAGCCCAGGCTCCCGACAGTACAGAACTGCCGCGCGGCGGCGCTGCGGGATGCGGCGATTGGACATACCCGCCCCCGGAAGCCCCATAG
- a CDS encoding glycosyltransferase family 4 protein: MTECKTSEPVVQKPFEPGLPHVACVLLWYPLFTQPFIFREVQGLRKRLPVSVYSLYGANLRHCSTEMQLAARQTHTLGTKALFTILAEVMRQVCVHPLRMGRLFRRTMFRRWRCIETMGENLWAFCAGVYLARRFTEAGIDMIYAPWPRGTATAAWVAGSIAGLPFATCARGDNLEPADPDLGAKLDAAFLVRANNGADKARIENFDRGQAKGKVELVYNGLTLPPLEDVSVAELARPDLAESAEQAEQAHTDLAHTDLAHTDLAHSDLAQAGQAESRASLAAQASFACCDCSDVAHSFPQLEVVPASPSPVPMARPVRLLALGRFDVTKGFDVLLRACGLLQDRGLDFTLTLAGGGGTVMGLGNMQAGLTHLRKELGLEARVSMPGLISHNELPRLLKDHDIFVAPCVVHASGRRDGIPNTVIEALAYGLPVVSTTVNALPEVVRHGKTGLAVPQHDAAALADAVETLANDAAMAAGLARNGRLLAARMFDPEANNDRLARIFTNNYRCWKETCVE; this comes from the coding sequence ATGACAGAATGCAAGACAAGTGAGCCGGTCGTTCAGAAACCATTTGAGCCCGGTCTGCCCCATGTGGCCTGCGTGCTCCTGTGGTATCCCCTGTTTACACAACCCTTTATTTTCCGTGAAGTACAGGGACTCAGAAAACGTCTTCCCGTTTCTGTCTACAGCTTGTACGGAGCCAACCTGCGGCACTGTTCCACAGAAATGCAGCTGGCCGCGCGGCAGACGCACACTCTGGGCACAAAGGCCCTCTTCACCATTTTGGCTGAGGTGATGCGCCAGGTGTGCGTCCATCCTCTGCGCATGGGCCGTCTTTTCAGGCGTACCATGTTTCGCCGTTGGCGCTGCATTGAAACCATGGGCGAGAACCTCTGGGCTTTTTGCGCGGGGGTGTATCTGGCACGGCGCTTCACGGAAGCGGGCATTGACATGATCTACGCGCCCTGGCCGCGCGGTACGGCCACCGCCGCCTGGGTCGCGGGCAGTATTGCCGGGTTGCCGTTCGCCACCTGCGCACGGGGCGACAATCTTGAGCCAGCGGACCCGGACCTGGGCGCAAAGCTCGATGCGGCCTTTCTGGTGCGCGCCAACAACGGCGCGGACAAGGCGCGCATTGAAAATTTTGACCGGGGGCAGGCCAAGGGCAAGGTGGAACTTGTGTACAACGGCCTGACCCTGCCGCCTCTGGAAGACGTCTCCGTGGCCGAGCTGGCACGGCCTGACTTGGCAGAGTCGGCTGAACAGGCAGAGCAGGCCCATACTGATCTGGCCCACACTGACTTGGCCCACACTGACCTGGCCCACTCTGATCTGGCCCAGGCGGGACAGGCAGAGTCCAGGGCATCGCTGGCGGCCCAGGCTTCTTTTGCCTGCTGCGATTGCAGCGACGTCGCCCATTCCTTCCCCCAGCTGGAAGTGGTTCCTGCCTCGCCGTCGCCTGTTCCCATGGCGCGGCCCGTGCGCCTGCTGGCTCTGGGCAGGTTTGACGTCACCAAGGGCTTTGACGTGCTGCTCCGGGCTTGCGGTTTGCTGCAAGACAGGGGGCTGGACTTCACCCTGACTCTGGCGGGCGGCGGCGGCACCGTGATGGGCCTTGGCAACATGCAGGCCGGATTGACGCACCTGCGCAAGGAACTGGGGCTTGAAGCCCGCGTGAGCATGCCCGGCCTCATTTCCCACAACGAACTGCCCCGGCTGCTCAAGGATCACGATATCTTTGTGGCGCCCTGCGTAGTGCACGCTTCAGGCCGACGCGACGGCATCCCCAACACCGTTATCGAGGCTCTGGCCTATGGCCTGCCCGTGGTCAGCACCACGGTCAACGCTCTGCCCGAGGTGGTCCGGCACGGCAAGACAGGGCTGGCTGTGCCCCAGCACGATGCCGCAGCCCTGGCTGACGCTGTGGAAACGCTGGCCAACGATGCGGCCATGGCAGCCGGCCTTGCCCGCAACGGCAGGCTGCTGGCGGCCCGGATGTTTGATCCTGAAGCCAACAATGACCGTTTGGCGCGTATTTTCACCAATAATTACAGGTGTTGGAAAGAAACATGTGTGGAATAG
- the asnB gene encoding asparagine synthase (glutamine-hydrolyzing), whose product MCGIAGICQLDASPLDPQAQYWVKAMTDCIAHRGPDGEGQWLSGPVCLGHRRLSIIDLGTGGQPMHSADGRYTVVFNGEIYNFAELKQELAANGARFCTSSDTEVILEGYRQWGVDCLSRFNGMFAFALWDAHDQRLFCARDPFGKKPFFYTVQQGKLHFASELTALEKIPGLSLTMQPEAVMRYLAYEYVPTPQTVYGEVESLPPAHWLMIEGGAVRTGRYWDMPMPDESDRRNPDQLGEELQFLMARAVRRRMVSDVPLGVFLSGGIDSSIVAGLMARQSPTPIKTFSIGFSEASYDESRYARIVAEAFGTDHHERVLSAEECADNLPGIVSRMDVPMADASVAPTWLLSGVTREKVTVALGGDGADELWAGYEHYIGFKVAEWYNALPALVRRKVVEPLARRLPSSAGYINPRLAVATFLRAAQAPAWQRVQTMLTAFTPDMQAEILTGAFKAQAPGFLSPERLFAPTREHFEHWQPYNAATPLARAFYVYAHQFMLDDILVKVDRCSMLHSLEVRAPFLDKDVAEFAARLPVDRKLHGFKRKWLLKRAFAGLLPKEILHRNKRGFQIPVAEWLRGRMRPLMEDLLSPDSLKAQGIFNPAAVRALMDEHISGRADLRKPLWTLLVFQLWWQARQRTAA is encoded by the coding sequence ATGTGTGGAATAGCCGGTATTTGCCAACTGGACGCTTCGCCTCTTGATCCCCAGGCCCAGTACTGGGTCAAGGCCATGACCGACTGCATCGCCCACCGGGGGCCGGACGGCGAAGGGCAGTGGTTGAGCGGCCCTGTCTGCCTGGGGCACCGGCGTCTTTCCATCATTGACCTGGGCACGGGCGGCCAGCCCATGCACAGCGCCGACGGGCGCTATACGGTCGTATTCAACGGCGAGATCTATAATTTCGCGGAACTCAAGCAGGAGCTTGCCGCCAACGGCGCGCGTTTTTGCACCAGCTCCGACACCGAGGTCATACTTGAAGGCTACCGCCAGTGGGGCGTGGACTGTTTGTCCCGCTTTAACGGCATGTTCGCCTTTGCCCTGTGGGATGCCCACGATCAGCGCCTTTTCTGCGCGCGCGACCCTTTTGGCAAAAAGCCCTTTTTCTACACCGTGCAGCAGGGCAAATTGCATTTTGCCTCCGAACTGACGGCGCTGGAAAAAATCCCCGGCCTGAGCCTGACCATGCAGCCCGAAGCTGTCATGCGTTACCTGGCCTATGAGTATGTGCCCACGCCGCAGACCGTCTATGGCGAGGTGGAAAGCCTGCCGCCCGCGCACTGGCTGATGATCGAGGGCGGCGCCGTGCGCACGGGCCGCTACTGGGACATGCCCATGCCCGACGAGAGCGACAGGCGCAACCCGGACCAGCTTGGCGAGGAATTGCAGTTTCTGATGGCGCGCGCCGTGCGTCGGCGCATGGTCAGCGACGTGCCCCTGGGCGTTTTTCTTTCGGGCGGCATTGACTCGTCCATTGTGGCCGGGCTTATGGCGCGGCAGTCCCCCACGCCCATAAAGACCTTTTCCATCGGATTCAGCGAAGCCAGCTATGACGAGTCGCGCTACGCCCGCATAGTGGCCGAGGCCTTTGGCACCGACCACCATGAGCGTGTGCTTTCCGCCGAAGAGTGCGCCGACAACCTGCCCGGCATCGTGAGCAGGATGGACGTGCCCATGGCTGACGCCTCGGTGGCCCCCACCTGGCTGCTTTCTGGCGTGACACGCGAAAAGGTCACTGTGGCCCTTGGCGGCGACGGCGCGGACGAACTGTGGGCCGGATACGAGCACTACATCGGTTTCAAGGTGGCGGAATGGTACAACGCCCTGCCCGCCCTGGTGCGGCGCAAGGTGGTGGAACCACTGGCCCGCCGCCTGCCTTCCTCCGCCGGGTACATCAATCCGCGTCTGGCTGTGGCCACGTTTCTGCGGGCGGCCCAGGCTCCGGCCTGGCAGCGGGTGCAGACCATGCTCACCGCCTTTACCCCCGATATGCAGGCCGAGATCCTGACAGGGGCCTTCAAGGCGCAAGCGCCGGGCTTTCTTTCGCCGGAACGCCTTTTTGCGCCCACGCGCGAGCACTTTGAACACTGGCAGCCCTACAACGCGGCCACACCGCTGGCGCGCGCGTTCTATGTCTACGCGCACCAGTTCATGCTGGACGACATCCTGGTCAAGGTGGACCGCTGCTCCATGCTGCACAGCCTTGAGGTGCGCGCGCCCTTTCTGGACAAGGACGTGGCCGAATTCGCCGCGCGCCTGCCCGTGGACCGCAAGCTGCACGGATTCAAGCGCAAGTGGCTGCTCAAGCGGGCTTTTGCGGGGCTGCTGCCCAAGGAAATTCTGCACCGCAACAAGCGGGGATTTCAGATTCCCGTGGCGGAGTGGCTGCGCGGGCGCATGCGCCCCCTTATGGAAGATCTGCTCAGCCCGGACAGCCTCAAGGCTCAGGGCATCTTTAATCCTGCCGCCGTGCGCGCCCTCATGGACGAACACATCTCCGGCAGGGCCGATTTGCGCAAACCCCTGTGGACCCTGCTGGTCTTTCAGTTGTGGTGGCAGGCGCGCCAGCGCACCGCTGCGTAA
- a CDS encoding glycosyltransferase family 4 protein: MPLTSGAATEEGATSGRQTVPPVVAYVLLWFPLSSETFIFREVVQLRKRGMPVFAYSMYGENLKGCSEEMCAYDGPVGRMGVRAAGRILGAFMRALRQRPGATWKLMREGFFRRMRNLEALGENIWCFLAGFLLAEKCREDGVQLIHAGWANGPATAAWVASRVTGIPFAFTGRAGDIYPEDGLLKEKSRDALFIRTNNRTNVQWLRGFCPPDATDKVHAIYNSLTFSPRGQCAMHMQPPYRLLAVGRFARTKGFPDLLTAMARLRRENVPVTLTLVGDGNWHRKLVKLRDDLGLTQAVDMPGFIPHDKIRCFMLDHDMLIMPSVVHTNGDRDGIPNVIMEALSHRMPVISTDVCGIAEVVMDGETGLLVPQRDPRALADAVRRMAADRDAALAMAEAGRAHVEKLFDPTRNITAVYDLYVDQCAKAAGSVDVDEAAVPASGGPQEKISGPACADAEKEEL; encoded by the coding sequence ATGCCTTTAACCAGCGGCGCTGCCACAGAAGAAGGCGCAACAAGCGGCCGGCAGACCGTGCCGCCAGTTGTTGCCTATGTGCTTCTCTGGTTTCCCCTGTCTTCAGAGACATTTATTTTTCGTGAGGTCGTGCAGCTTCGAAAACGGGGGATGCCCGTATTCGCCTACAGCATGTATGGCGAGAACCTCAAGGGCTGCAGTGAGGAAATGTGCGCCTACGACGGCCCGGTCGGCCGTATGGGCGTCAGGGCCGCAGGCCGGATACTGGGCGCTTTTATGCGCGCCCTGCGCCAGCGGCCCGGCGCCACGTGGAAGCTCATGCGCGAAGGATTTTTTCGCCGTATGCGTAACCTTGAAGCGCTGGGCGAAAATATCTGGTGCTTTCTGGCGGGCTTTCTTCTGGCCGAAAAATGCCGTGAGGATGGTGTGCAGCTTATCCACGCGGGCTGGGCAAACGGCCCGGCCACAGCCGCCTGGGTGGCCTCGCGGGTGACGGGCATTCCTTTTGCCTTTACCGGCCGCGCCGGAGACATCTATCCCGAAGACGGCCTGCTCAAGGAAAAATCGCGCGACGCGCTGTTCATCCGAACCAACAATCGCACCAACGTGCAGTGGCTGCGCGGGTTTTGTCCCCCCGATGCCACAGACAAGGTGCATGCCATCTACAATAGCCTTACCTTCAGTCCGCGCGGCCAGTGCGCCATGCACATGCAGCCCCCCTACCGCCTTCTGGCCGTGGGCCGTTTTGCCCGCACCAAGGGCTTCCCTGATCTGCTCACGGCAATGGCCCGCCTGCGGCGCGAAAATGTGCCCGTGACCCTGACCCTGGTGGGCGACGGCAACTGGCACCGCAAGCTCGTCAAGCTGCGCGATGATCTGGGGCTTACCCAAGCTGTGGACATGCCAGGCTTTATCCCCCATGATAAAATCCGCTGTTTCATGCTGGACCATGATATGCTCATCATGCCCAGCGTAGTGCATACCAACGGCGATCGCGACGGCATCCCCAACGTCATAATGGAAGCGCTTTCGCACCGTATGCCTGTTATTTCCACCGACGTGTGCGGCATAGCCGAGGTGGTCATGGACGGGGAAACCGGCCTGCTGGTTCCGCAACGCGATCCGCGCGCCCTGGCCGACGCGGTGCGCCGCATGGCGGCCGACAGGGATGCTGCCCTGGCCATGGCCGAGGCGGGTCGGGCGCACGTTGAAAAGCTTTTTGATCCCACGCGCAATATCACGGCGGTCTATGACCTGTATGTGGACCAATGCGCCAAGGCTGCCGGTTCTGTAGACGTTGACGAAGCTGCCGTGCCCGCCTCCGGGGGCCCACAGGAAAAAATCTCCGGCCCGGCCTGCGCAGACGCGGAAAAAGAGGAACTATGA